A genomic window from Ascaphus truei isolate aAscTru1 chromosome 1, aAscTru1.hap1, whole genome shotgun sequence includes:
- the LOC142489810 gene encoding proteinase-activated receptor 3-like, with amino-acid sequence MKVFLALLLLYVDAYCQQDINNTKLAINTSETENIVKTFRGKSSAGELLPSHVINDMTEVTTNNVQKCSSERSNTLKVNNSTVAYLRSSFSTKLIPAIYIAVVLIGVPSNAIILWMLFCSARSVCTATFYTSLAVSDLLFCIMLPFKIAYHLNGNHWVFGEAMCRVMTIFFYGNMYCSILLLMCISITRYIAIVHPFLYRSLPQQFYANLLCALVWAIVLVYMIPLFTTTQTHYLEELDIVSCHDVHDASGDIFQFYYFISLAVFGFLFPFSTVVFCYFSIFRVLGTHDQKRFQYVKITTLLLVIFAICFTPSNTILIIHQVGYHSNNTDSMYSFYLMALCLSSLNSCLDPFVYFLMSKILNPSNNYNTIIRFSNKTHMKYLSA; translated from the exons ATGAAAGTCTTCCTGGCCCTGCTCCTTCTGTACGTGGATGCTTACTGTCAGCAAG ATATTAATAATACTAAACTGGCGATAAATACGTCCGAGACTGAAAACATCGTCAAGACCTTTCGTGGAAAGTCTTCTGCTGGTGAATTACTTCCGAGTCATGTTATAAACGATATGACAGAGGTGACTACGAACAATGTACAGAAATGTTCATCTGAAAGGTCAAACACTCTGAAAGTCAACAATTCTACTGTGGCCTACTTGAGAAGCTCATTCAGCACTAAACTGATTCCAGCAATATATATTGCGGTTGTACTTATAGGTGTGCCATCGAATGCCATTATACTCTGGATGCTTTTTTGCAGCGCTAGATCGGTGTGCACGGCAACATTTTATACAAGCTTGGCCGTTTCGGACTTGCTCTTCTGCATCATGCTGCCCTTTAAGATCGCATATCATCTAAATGGGAACCATTGGGTATTTGGAGAAGCAATGTGTCGAGTCATGACCATTTTCTTCTATGGGAATATGTACTGCTCCATCCTGCTTCTTATGTGCATCAGTATTACCCGCTACATTGCGATCGTTCACCCTTTTCTATACCGGTCTCTACCACAACAGTTCTACGCAAATCTTCTGTGTGCCCTTGTGTGGGCAATCGTTCTCGTGTACATGATTCCATTGTTCACAACCACTCAAACACATTACTTGGAAGAGCTGGATATAGTCTCCTGCCATGATGTACATGACGCCTCTGGGGACATTTTTCAGTTCTATTACTTCATATCGCTGGCGGTCTTTGGGTTTCTGTTTCCATTCTCTACTGTCGTTTTCTGTTACTTCTCAATCTTTAGGGTTCTTGGCACTCATGACCAGAAAAGGTTCCAGTATGTGAAAATAACCACCCTGCTCCTTGTCATATTTGCCATATGCTTCACACCAAGTAACACTATTCTCATTATTCACCAAGTCGGATATCATTCTAACAACACAGATTCGATGTACAGTTTCTACCTAATGGCTCTATGTCTGAGCAGTTTAAATAGCTGCCTTGATCCATTTGTCTATTTTCTTATGTCCAAAATACTTAATCCGTCCAATAACTATAATACAATAATCAGGTTTTCTAATAAAACACACATGAAGTACTTGTCTGCATAG